From a region of the Streptacidiphilus albus JL83 genome:
- a CDS encoding enoyl-CoA hydratase family protein — translation MTDEKSVTWGVDARGIAEVVVDRPPVNALPVAGWYRLAEVLEQLGRDPAVRVVVLRAEGRGFNAGVDIKEIQADAGFTALIGANRGCFAAFAAVYDCAVPVVAAVHGFCLGGGIGLVGNADIVVAADDAVFGLPEVDRGALGAATHLSRLVPLHRARAMMYTSATATAAELHGYGSVLDVVPAERLRGRALEVAAGIAAKNPVVIRAAKEAFAGIDLWDVKRSYRYEQGFTFELNLSGVADRVRDGFGARPTTEAER, via the coding sequence ATGACCGACGAGAAGAGCGTCACCTGGGGCGTGGACGCCCGCGGCATCGCCGAGGTGGTGGTCGACCGTCCGCCGGTCAACGCGCTGCCGGTGGCCGGCTGGTACCGGCTGGCGGAGGTGCTGGAGCAGCTGGGCCGCGACCCCGCCGTCCGGGTGGTGGTGCTCCGGGCCGAGGGCCGGGGCTTCAACGCCGGGGTGGACATCAAGGAGATCCAGGCCGACGCGGGCTTCACCGCGCTGATCGGCGCCAACCGGGGCTGCTTCGCGGCCTTCGCGGCGGTGTACGACTGCGCGGTGCCGGTGGTCGCGGCCGTCCACGGCTTCTGCCTCGGCGGCGGGATCGGCCTGGTCGGCAACGCGGACATCGTGGTCGCCGCCGACGACGCCGTCTTCGGCCTGCCGGAGGTGGACCGGGGCGCGCTGGGCGCGGCCACCCACCTCTCGCGGCTGGTGCCGCTGCACCGGGCGCGGGCGATGATGTACACCTCGGCCACCGCCACCGCGGCCGAACTGCACGGCTACGGCTCGGTGCTGGACGTGGTCCCGGCCGAGCGGCTGCGGGGGCGGGCACTGGAGGTCGCGGCCGGGATCGCGGCCAAGAACCCGGTGGTGATCCGCGCCGCGAAGGAGGCCTTCGCCGGGATCGACCTGTGGGACGTCAAGCGCAGCTACCGCTACGAGCAGGGCTTCACCTTCGAGTTGAACCTCTCGGGGGTGGCCGACCGGGTGCGCGACGGCTTCGGCGCGCGGCCCACGACCGAGGCGGAGCGCTGA
- a CDS encoding enoyl-CoA hydratase, translating into MTAEQQGTDDGVVRYQRRGPVAVVTMNRPEYRNAQNSAMTYALDDAFYRAAADPEVKVVVLAGAGEHFSAGHDIGTPERDVDTSFDRRAGLWWDHVGRSGGESRFAREQEVYLGMCRRWRELPKPVIAQVQGACVAGGLMLAWICDLIVAADDAFFADPVVRMGIPGVEYFAHPWVMGPRFAKEFLYLGERVPAERALSLGMVNRVVPRGQLEQEVLSIAGRIAEMPALGLALTKKAVNQAEDQMGLQTGMDSAFGLHHFAHAHNAEVGRDSLAGHDARSMRDAQRTKGSGE; encoded by the coding sequence ATGACCGCAGAGCAGCAGGGGACCGACGACGGGGTGGTCCGGTACCAACGGCGCGGTCCGGTCGCGGTGGTGACCATGAACCGCCCCGAGTACCGCAACGCGCAGAACTCCGCCATGACCTACGCCCTGGACGACGCCTTCTACCGGGCCGCCGCCGATCCGGAGGTCAAGGTGGTGGTGCTGGCCGGGGCCGGCGAGCACTTCTCGGCCGGGCACGACATCGGCACCCCGGAACGGGACGTCGACACCTCCTTCGACCGCCGGGCCGGGCTGTGGTGGGACCATGTCGGCCGGTCCGGCGGCGAGAGCCGGTTCGCCCGGGAGCAGGAGGTCTACCTGGGCATGTGCCGGCGCTGGCGGGAGCTGCCGAAGCCGGTGATCGCCCAGGTGCAGGGCGCGTGCGTGGCCGGCGGGCTGATGCTGGCCTGGATCTGCGACCTGATCGTCGCCGCCGACGACGCCTTCTTCGCCGATCCGGTGGTGCGGATGGGCATCCCCGGCGTGGAGTACTTCGCGCACCCGTGGGTGATGGGGCCCCGCTTCGCCAAGGAGTTCCTCTACCTGGGCGAACGGGTGCCCGCGGAACGGGCGCTGAGCCTCGGCATGGTCAACCGGGTGGTGCCGCGCGGGCAGTTGGAGCAGGAGGTGCTCTCCATCGCCGGGCGGATCGCCGAGATGCCCGCGCTCGGTCTTGCGCTCACCAAGAAGGCGGTCAACCAGGCCGAGGACCAGATGGGCCTGCAGACCGGCATGGACTCGGCGTTCGGCCTGCACCACTTCGCCCACGCGCACAACGCCGAGGTCGGCCGGGACTCGCTGGCCGGCCACGACGCCCGCAGCATGCGGGACGCGCAGCGGACGAAGGGGAGCGGGGAGTGA
- a CDS encoding CoA-transferase subunit beta, with product MNATVTRAEVCVAACADAWRGDGEILASPMGLIPGIGARLARATFEPDLLLSDGEATLVAGVWAIDEPAPATAEGWVPYRTIFDLLAGGRRHVMMGPSQLDRYGNANISAIGDFARPRRQLLGVRGAPGNTVNHATSYWVPRHTARTFTERVDVVCGVGHDSAARAGYSASRFHDLRRVVTNLAVLDFGGPGHTLRLRSLHPGVTVDAVAAATGFALHTDGEVPETRLPTAEELALVRTVLDPRALRDREVPQ from the coding sequence GTGAACGCCACCGTCACCAGGGCCGAGGTCTGTGTCGCCGCCTGCGCGGACGCCTGGCGCGGCGACGGCGAGATCCTGGCCAGCCCGATGGGCCTGATCCCCGGCATCGGCGCCCGGCTCGCCCGGGCCACCTTCGAGCCCGACCTGCTGCTCTCCGACGGCGAGGCCACCCTGGTGGCCGGCGTCTGGGCGATCGACGAGCCGGCCCCGGCCACCGCCGAGGGCTGGGTGCCCTACCGCACCATCTTCGACCTGCTGGCCGGCGGCCGACGGCACGTCATGATGGGCCCCAGCCAGCTCGACCGCTACGGCAACGCCAACATCTCCGCCATCGGCGACTTCGCCCGGCCCAGGCGCCAGCTGCTCGGCGTCCGCGGCGCCCCCGGCAACACCGTCAACCACGCCACCAGCTACTGGGTGCCCCGGCACACCGCCCGCACCTTCACCGAACGGGTCGACGTGGTCTGCGGCGTCGGCCACGACAGCGCCGCCCGGGCCGGCTACTCCGCCAGCCGCTTCCACGACCTGCGACGGGTGGTCACCAACCTGGCCGTGCTGGACTTCGGCGGCCCCGGGCACACCCTGCGGCTGCGCTCGCTCCACCCCGGCGTCACGGTGGACGCCGTCGCCGCCGCCACCGGGTTCGCGCTGCACACCGACGGCGAGGTCCCCGAGACCCGGTTACCGACGGCGGAGGAGCTCGCCCTCGTCCGCACCGTCCTCGACCCCAGGGCGCTGCGCGACCGGGAGGTCCCGCAATGA
- a CDS encoding CoA transferase subunit A: protein MADRRMTADQVVAELRSGMTVGIGGWGSRRKPMSLVRALLRSDLTDLTVVGYGGPDVGLLCAAGKVKRLVYGFVSLDSIPLEPHFQAARQSGAVLATEYDEGMLQAGLYAAAQRLPFLPVRAGLGSDVMRVNPELRTVASPYGDGEELVAVPALHLDAALVHLNRADAAGNAQFLGPDLYFDDLFCAAADRAYVSCERVVPTEELARTADITRLRIHRWMVAGVVEAPNGAHFTSCAPDYGRDEGFQREYAAAAKDPQAWELFRKTYLGGDEQDYQRAVADRAARIGASA, encoded by the coding sequence ATGGCTGACAGGCGAATGACAGCGGATCAGGTCGTCGCGGAGCTGCGCTCCGGCATGACCGTGGGCATCGGCGGCTGGGGGTCGCGGCGCAAGCCCATGTCCCTGGTGCGCGCCCTGCTCCGCTCCGACCTGACCGATCTGACGGTGGTCGGCTACGGCGGTCCCGACGTGGGGCTGCTCTGCGCCGCGGGCAAGGTGAAACGGCTGGTCTACGGCTTCGTGTCGCTGGACTCCATCCCGCTCGAACCGCACTTCCAGGCCGCCCGCCAGTCCGGCGCGGTCCTGGCCACCGAGTACGACGAGGGCATGCTCCAGGCCGGGCTGTACGCGGCGGCGCAGCGGCTGCCGTTCCTCCCGGTCCGGGCCGGGCTCGGCTCCGACGTGATGCGGGTCAACCCGGAGCTGCGCACCGTCGCCTCCCCCTACGGGGACGGCGAGGAGCTGGTGGCCGTCCCCGCGCTGCACCTGGACGCCGCGCTGGTGCACCTGAACCGGGCCGACGCTGCCGGGAACGCCCAGTTCCTCGGCCCCGACCTCTACTTCGACGACCTCTTCTGCGCCGCCGCCGACCGCGCCTACGTCTCCTGCGAGCGGGTGGTGCCCACCGAGGAGCTGGCCAGGACCGCCGACATCACCCGGCTGCGGATCCACCGCTGGATGGTCGCCGGCGTGGTCGAGGCCCCCAACGGCGCCCACTTCACCTCCTGCGCCCCCGACTACGGCCGCGACGAGGGCTTCCAGCGGGAGTACGCCGCCGCTGCCAAGGACCCGCAGGCGTGGGAGCTGTTCCGGAAGACCTACCTCGGCGGCGACGAGCAGGACTACCAGCGCGCGGTCGCCGACCGCGCCGCCCGGATCGGAGCGAGCGCGTGA
- a CDS encoding acyl-CoA dehydrogenase family protein, whose amino-acid sequence MRFRIAEDDAALAAAAAGLLAKEVTPQEIRAGWPGGSAGRVDAAWRRLAELGALGTLVPEAADGLGLGLDENALAPLLFELGRSGLPVPAAESIAVGAPLLAAAGSPLLAEVLSARLLLTAALDGSGPVPFGQRADLLVLEAGAQLRLYRRDELELEPVAAVDGSRALARLRRPPDGGGVLLAEGPIAVDRARQRGVLGTAALLVGLCERMLDLTVDYVRQRRQYGAPIGSFQAVQHALAGAAGAVRFARPAVLAAAWSQASGEPAAAVATSLAKVLASDAGRLVARTAIQCHGAIGYTTEYDLHLYAKRAWALAAAWGGPADHRELIARELQLTRVG is encoded by the coding sequence ATGCGATTCCGGATCGCCGAGGACGACGCGGCGCTGGCGGCGGCCGCCGCCGGGCTGCTGGCCAAGGAGGTCACCCCGCAGGAGATCCGGGCGGGCTGGCCGGGGGGCTCCGCCGGGCGGGTCGACGCCGCCTGGCGCAGACTGGCCGAGCTGGGCGCGCTCGGCACGCTGGTACCGGAGGCGGCAGACGGCCTCGGCCTCGGCCTGGACGAGAACGCGCTCGCGCCGCTGCTGTTCGAGCTGGGGCGGTCGGGCCTGCCGGTGCCGGCGGCGGAGAGCATCGCGGTCGGCGCTCCGCTGCTGGCGGCCGCCGGATCGCCGCTGCTGGCCGAGGTGCTGTCGGCCCGGCTGCTGCTGACCGCCGCGCTGGACGGCTCCGGTCCGGTTCCGTTCGGGCAGCGCGCCGACCTGCTGGTGCTGGAGGCGGGTGCGCAGCTGCGGCTGTACCGGCGCGACGAGCTGGAACTGGAGCCGGTGGCGGCGGTGGACGGCTCGCGGGCGCTGGCCCGGCTCCGGCGCCCGCCGGACGGCGGCGGGGTACTGCTCGCCGAGGGCCCGATAGCCGTGGACCGGGCCCGGCAGCGCGGGGTGCTGGGCACGGCCGCGCTGCTGGTCGGGCTCTGCGAGCGGATGCTCGACCTGACCGTCGACTACGTCCGGCAGCGGCGCCAGTACGGCGCGCCGATCGGCTCCTTCCAGGCGGTCCAGCACGCGCTGGCGGGCGCGGCCGGGGCGGTGCGCTTCGCCCGTCCGGCGGTGCTGGCGGCGGCCTGGTCGCAGGCGTCCGGGGAGCCTGCTGCGGCGGTGGCGACCTCGCTGGCGAAGGTGCTGGCCTCGGACGCCGGACGGCTGGTGGCCCGGACCGCGATCCAGTGCCACGGCGCGATCGGCTACACCACCGAGTACGACCTGCACCTGTACGCCAAGCGGGCCTGGGCGCTCGCCGCCGCCTGGGGCGGCCCCGCCGACCACCGCGAACTGATCGCCCGTGAACTCCAGTTGACGAGAGTGGGTTGA
- a CDS encoding IMP dehydrogenase: MAKIIAEVSRTFNEFLLLPNRTRTDCSSATVDLRTPLVRHVAGERSAIELGSPFTSAIMQAVSTPELAIALARNGGLSFLHHNQSIEDQAAAVCQVKNFKAGFVTSDTNVRPDDSLRHMVAVMQRTGHSTAAVTDDGSATGRLLGLVTSRDFHPGRHDLDGPVGGRMTAIADLPHAAADTTLSEANARLWDQRLDCLPVLDAGGHLQYLVFRSDYADNKRFPNQAVDAAKRLRVGAGVNTHDYRERVPALLEAGADVLCFDSSDGYSDWQAQALTWVKKHYPEIPTGGGNVVDGEAFTFLAEAGADFVKVGVGGGSICITRDQKGIGRGQASAVLDVAAARDAFAERTGAYVPICSDGGLVHDYHVALALAMGADFVMMGRYFARFDQAAGAKLPTRDGFVKEYWGEGSNRARNWQRYGQGGQGLIFEEGVDGYVPYAGDLNEGLALTIAKLRTTMVSCGSTTLAEFRSTARLTLVSEQSFQESHANVTLRDAPATVA, encoded by the coding sequence GTGGCAAAGATCATCGCCGAGGTCTCAAGGACGTTCAACGAGTTTCTGCTCCTGCCGAACCGGACGCGAACCGACTGTTCGTCCGCGACGGTCGACCTGCGCACACCCCTGGTCCGCCACGTGGCGGGGGAGCGGTCGGCGATCGAACTCGGCTCGCCGTTCACGTCCGCGATCATGCAGGCGGTCAGTACGCCGGAACTCGCGATCGCGCTGGCACGCAACGGCGGCCTGAGCTTCCTCCACCACAACCAGTCGATCGAGGACCAGGCCGCGGCCGTCTGCCAGGTGAAGAACTTCAAGGCCGGGTTCGTCACCAGTGACACCAATGTCCGGCCGGACGACAGCCTGCGGCACATGGTCGCCGTCATGCAGCGCACCGGTCACAGCACCGCCGCAGTCACCGACGACGGCAGCGCCACCGGCCGGCTGCTGGGCCTGGTGACCTCCCGCGACTTCCACCCCGGCCGCCACGACCTCGACGGGCCCGTGGGCGGCCGGATGACCGCCATCGCCGACCTGCCCCACGCCGCAGCCGACACCACGCTGTCCGAGGCCAACGCGCGGCTGTGGGACCAGCGGCTCGACTGCCTCCCCGTCCTCGACGCCGGGGGACACCTGCAGTACTTGGTGTTCCGGTCCGACTATGCGGATAACAAGCGCTTCCCGAACCAGGCCGTGGACGCTGCCAAGCGGCTGCGCGTGGGCGCGGGCGTCAACACCCACGACTACCGGGAGCGCGTCCCCGCCCTGCTGGAGGCGGGCGCCGACGTCCTGTGCTTCGACTCCTCCGACGGCTACAGCGACTGGCAGGCGCAGGCCCTGACCTGGGTGAAGAAGCACTACCCGGAGATCCCGACCGGCGGCGGCAACGTGGTCGACGGGGAGGCGTTCACCTTCCTCGCCGAGGCCGGAGCGGACTTCGTGAAGGTCGGCGTGGGCGGCGGCTCCATCTGCATCACCCGCGACCAGAAGGGCATCGGCCGCGGCCAGGCCAGCGCGGTGCTGGACGTCGCCGCGGCCCGGGACGCCTTCGCGGAGCGCACCGGCGCATACGTGCCGATCTGCTCCGACGGTGGGTTGGTCCACGACTACCACGTGGCCCTGGCTCTGGCGATGGGCGCCGACTTCGTCATGATGGGACGCTACTTCGCCCGCTTCGACCAGGCGGCCGGCGCGAAGCTCCCGACCCGGGACGGATTTGTGAAGGAGTACTGGGGCGAGGGCTCGAACCGGGCCCGCAACTGGCAGCGCTACGGCCAGGGCGGCCAGGGCCTGATCTTCGAGGAGGGCGTCGACGGCTACGTCCCCTACGCCGGCGACCTCAATGAGGGGCTCGCCCTGACCATTGCCAAACTCCGGACCACGATGGTCTCCTGCGGTTCCACCACGCTTGCGGAGTTCCGGTCCACGGCCCGGCTGACCCTGGTCTCCGAGCAGAGCTTCCAGGAGAGCCACGCCAACGTCACGCTGCGGGACGCCCCGGCGACCGTCGCCTGA
- a CDS encoding SDR family oxidoreductase → MTGSCEGRVVVVTGAGQGLGREHALALAAAGARVVVNDIGAAAEAVAEEITAAGGAAVADAGDVSDWAYAAALVDRAVAEFGTLDALVNNAGVNRDRMLVSMTEEEWDLVLRVDLKGHFAPLRHAAGYWREQRKQGREVAARIVNTSSGAGLMGSVGQGNYGAAKAGIAALTQIAAVELARYGVTVNAIAPSARTPMTEAVFAERMRAPESGFDAMHPGNVSPLVVWLAGAESGDVTGRVFEVEGGSISVADGWQHGPQLSRDRRWEPSEVGPAVRELLRRAPAPAPVYGA, encoded by the coding sequence GTGACGGGGAGCTGCGAGGGCCGGGTGGTGGTGGTGACCGGCGCGGGCCAGGGCCTGGGGCGCGAGCACGCGCTGGCGCTGGCCGCCGCCGGGGCCCGGGTCGTGGTCAACGACATCGGCGCGGCGGCGGAGGCCGTGGCCGAGGAGATCACGGCGGCGGGCGGCGCCGCCGTCGCCGACGCGGGCGACGTCAGCGACTGGGCCTACGCCGCCGCGCTGGTCGACCGGGCGGTGGCGGAGTTCGGCACGCTGGACGCGCTGGTCAACAACGCGGGCGTGAACCGGGACCGGATGCTGGTGTCGATGACGGAGGAGGAGTGGGACCTGGTCCTCCGGGTCGACCTCAAGGGGCACTTCGCGCCGCTGCGGCACGCCGCCGGCTACTGGCGGGAGCAGCGGAAGCAGGGGCGCGAGGTGGCCGCGCGGATCGTCAACACCAGTTCCGGCGCGGGCCTGATGGGCAGCGTGGGCCAGGGCAACTACGGGGCGGCCAAGGCCGGGATCGCGGCGCTGACGCAGATCGCGGCGGTGGAGCTGGCCCGCTACGGCGTCACCGTCAACGCGATCGCGCCGTCCGCGCGCACGCCGATGACGGAGGCGGTCTTCGCCGAGCGGATGCGCGCGCCGGAGTCCGGCTTCGACGCCATGCACCCCGGCAATGTCTCCCCGCTGGTGGTGTGGCTGGCGGGGGCGGAGTCGGGCGACGTGACCGGGCGGGTCTTCGAGGTCGAGGGCGGCAGCATCAGCGTCGCCGACGGCTGGCAGCACGGCCCGCAGCTGTCGCGCGACCGCCGCTGGGAGCCGTCCGAGGTCGGCCCCGCCGTCCGCGAACTCCTGCGCCGCGCCCCCGCCCCGGCCCCGGTCTACGGGGCGTAG
- a CDS encoding acyl-CoA dehydrogenase family protein, whose protein sequence is MDLTWSAAEQDFRQQARVWLSANVPGSPLPSGDTRAGFAAHLEWERRLFEARWSVVSWPEAFGGRDATLWEWLIFEEEYYRAGAPQRVTQNGIFLLGPSLFEFGTPEQQQRLLPRMAAAQDLWAQGWSEPGAGSDLAAISSRAVRDRAAGGWRLSGQKTWTTRGAFCTHLFGLFRTDPEAQRHHGLTYFLVKLDAPGVTVRGFERLDGDEGFAEVFLDDVFVPDQDVLGGVDQGWSVAMATTGSERGLTLRSPGRFLSAADRLVEAARAHPERAAAQRDQVVQAWIDAQAYQLFTLEQVTAISEGRRIGAESSLNKLFWSELDIRLHQTALELLGPEAELDGPWSRGFLFSLAGTIYAGTNEIQRTIVAERLLGLPRK, encoded by the coding sequence ATGGACCTGACCTGGAGCGCGGCGGAGCAGGACTTCCGGCAGCAGGCCAGGGTCTGGCTGTCCGCCAACGTCCCGGGCAGCCCGCTGCCCTCCGGCGACACCCGCGCCGGCTTCGCCGCCCATCTGGAGTGGGAGCGGCGGCTGTTCGAGGCGCGCTGGTCGGTGGTGTCCTGGCCGGAGGCGTTCGGCGGCCGGGACGCCACGCTGTGGGAGTGGCTGATCTTCGAGGAGGAGTACTACCGGGCCGGGGCTCCGCAGCGGGTCACCCAGAACGGCATCTTCCTGCTCGGGCCGTCCCTGTTCGAGTTCGGCACCCCCGAGCAGCAGCAGCGGCTGCTGCCCCGAATGGCCGCCGCCCAGGACCTGTGGGCCCAGGGCTGGTCCGAACCGGGCGCGGGCAGCGACCTGGCGGCGATCAGCAGCCGCGCGGTGCGCGACCGGGCGGCCGGCGGCTGGCGGCTGAGCGGGCAGAAGACCTGGACCACCCGCGGCGCCTTCTGCACCCACCTCTTCGGCCTGTTCCGCACCGACCCCGAGGCGCAGCGGCACCATGGCCTCACCTACTTCCTGGTCAAGCTGGACGCACCGGGCGTGACCGTGCGCGGCTTCGAGCGGCTGGACGGCGACGAGGGCTTCGCCGAGGTCTTCCTCGACGACGTCTTCGTGCCGGACCAGGACGTCCTCGGCGGCGTGGACCAGGGCTGGTCGGTGGCGATGGCCACGACCGGCTCCGAGCGCGGCCTGACCCTGCGTTCACCGGGCCGCTTCCTCAGCGCCGCCGACCGGCTGGTGGAGGCGGCCAGGGCGCACCCGGAGCGGGCCGCCGCGCAGCGGGACCAGGTGGTGCAGGCGTGGATCGACGCGCAGGCCTACCAGCTGTTCACCCTGGAGCAGGTCACCGCCATCAGCGAGGGGCGTCGGATCGGCGCCGAGTCCAGTCTCAACAAGCTGTTCTGGTCCGAGCTGGACATCCGGCTGCACCAGACCGCCCTGGAACTGCTCGGCCCCGAGGCCGAGTTGGACGGCCCGTGGAGCCGGGGCTTCCTGTTCTCGCTGGCCGGGACGATCTACGCGGGCACCAACGAGATCCAGCGCACCATCGTCGCCGAGCGGCTGCTCGGCCTGCCGAGGAAGTGA
- a CDS encoding NAD(P)H-dependent flavin oxidoreductase: MTHPALHTPLCELLGVRYPIVQTGMGWVSGPELTAATARAGGLGILAGATLSPDGIRSAIHAVRERTDAPFGVNLRGDSPDVAERAAILIQEGVRVASFALAPDERVLRTLKDAGLVVVPSVGARRHAEKVQAWGADAVVVQGGEGGGHTGSVPTSILLPQVVDAVDIPVVAAGGFHDGRGLVAALAQGAVGIAMGTRFLLTSDSTVPEAVKAEYLKRGVADTVVTPVLDGVPQRVLRTELVDRLVAAGPVARSARSLRHAVAFRRMSGLPWSAMVRQGLTMRRDHGLGWSQVLMAANTPMMLHAAMVDGRVDLGTLAAGQVAGLIEDLPSCAELIDRIVADADAVLRRLTADTPAVDAPAPVSPAGGHR; encoded by the coding sequence ATGACGCACCCCGCGCTGCACACCCCGCTCTGCGAGCTCTTGGGGGTCCGCTACCCGATCGTGCAGACCGGCATGGGCTGGGTGTCCGGGCCCGAACTCACCGCCGCCACCGCGCGGGCGGGCGGTCTGGGCATCCTGGCCGGCGCCACCCTCTCCCCCGACGGGATCCGGTCGGCGATCCACGCGGTGCGCGAGCGCACCGACGCGCCGTTCGGGGTGAACCTGCGCGGTGACTCCCCGGACGTGGCCGAGCGGGCCGCGATCCTGATCCAGGAGGGGGTCAGGGTCGCCTCCTTCGCGCTCGCCCCCGACGAGAGGGTGCTCCGCACCCTCAAGGACGCCGGACTGGTGGTGGTGCCCTCCGTCGGCGCCCGCCGGCACGCGGAGAAGGTCCAGGCGTGGGGCGCGGACGCGGTGGTGGTCCAGGGCGGCGAGGGCGGCGGCCACACCGGCAGCGTGCCCACCTCGATCCTGCTGCCGCAGGTGGTCGACGCGGTCGACATCCCGGTGGTCGCGGCCGGCGGGTTCCACGACGGACGCGGCCTGGTCGCCGCCCTCGCCCAGGGCGCGGTCGGCATCGCGATGGGCACCCGCTTCCTGCTGACCAGCGACAGCACCGTGCCGGAGGCGGTCAAGGCCGAGTACCTCAAGCGGGGCGTCGCCGACACCGTGGTGACCCCGGTCCTGGACGGCGTTCCGCAGCGGGTGCTGCGCACCGAGCTGGTGGACCGGCTGGTCGCCGCGGGCCCGGTCGCCCGCTCCGCCCGCTCGCTGCGCCATGCCGTGGCGTTCCGGCGGATGTCCGGCCTCCCCTGGTCAGCCATGGTCCGCCAGGGCCTGACCATGCGCCGCGACCACGGTCTCGGCTGGTCCCAGGTGCTGATGGCCGCCAACACCCCGATGATGCTGCACGCCGCCATGGTCGACGGGCGGGTGGACCTGGGCACCCTCGCCGCCGGACAGGTCGCCGGGCTGATCGAGGACCTGCCCAGCTGCGCCGAGCTGATCGACCGCATCGTCGCCGACGCCGACGCCGTGCTCCGCAGGCTGACCGCCGACACCCCCGCAGTCGACGCCCCCGCACCCGTCTCCCCCGCAGGAGGACACCGATGA